DNA from Nitrospira sp.:
GCGGCAATGACTTCGGCGGTGACCTTGGTTCCGGACCGGACGATCAACCCGTCCGCATCCTTGAGTTCCTTCAGAAGTTCCTCTTTCGGCAGTTTCGTTTTGACCACGACCGTAAAGCCGGCCTTCTCCAAAACCTCCACACCCTGCTTCGACAGACTGTCGCTGACCAGAATTTTCATTGTCGTGGCGCCTTACCTGAAGGTGAGTCTAGGACTTTCCCATGATGATTTCTTGAGCCTTCGCAACCCCACTGCCCAGCTTCATGGGATAACCCAGCCCCTTGACGACCATTTCCACCGCCGCCAGGGCCGTGATCACGTCAAAGCTGTCGATGTAGCCCATATGCGAGATACGGAAGATCTTGCCCTTCAGGTGATCCTGGCCTCCCGCGGCCGTCATGCCGTACTGGGTCCGCAAATTCTTGTAGACCGCCTGACCATCCACGCCTTGTGGAGCGAGAATCGCCGTCAACGCATCGCTGGGGCGTTCCTTTGGGAAAAGTTCAAGCCCGGCGGCCTTGACACCTTCGCGCATCGCCGTCGCCAACATGGCGTGGCGGGCAAAAATCGACTCCAACCCCTCGGCCTTGAGCATGTTCATCACTTCTTTCAGGCCCAGGATGAGCGACACGGCCGGTGTATAGGCGGTCGTGCTCTTCTGTTGATTTTCCCGCTCTCTTTTGAAGTTGAAGTAAAACGCCGCGTTCTTCGCCTTCTCAGCCAACCGCCAGGCCTTCTCGCTCACGCTGGCAAAGGCCAACCCAGGTGGCAACATCAGCGCCTTCTGCGACCCGGTCACCACCACGTCAAGTCCCCAGGCATCGGTCTTGAGATCCAGCACGCCCAGCGCGGTGATCGCGTCCACCACCAGAATCGTATCCTCATAACCTTTGACGATCTCGGCCAAGGCCTTGACATCGTGCGCCACTGCCGTGGAGGTTTCGCTGGCCTGCACGTAGACGGCTTTAATGGAGGGATCCTTCTTTAAGGCATCCGCCACGGCCTGGGGATCCACCGCGCGTCCCCACTCGATCTTCAGCTCGGTCACCTGCGCGCCGAAGGTCTTGCAGAGCTTCGTCCAGCGCTCGCCGAACTTGCCGCCGTTGATCGTGAGCGCCTTATCGCCGGGGGAAAGAAAATTCGAGACCGATCCCTCCATGCCTCCTGTGCCGGACGCCGCAAGAATCAACACGTCGTTCCTGGTCTGGAACAACCACTTCAGGTCCTCACGAACCTCGGCGAAGAGTTTGTCGAACTCAGGAGCCCGGTGGTGAATCATCGGTCTGGCCATCGCCAGGAGCACCTCCGGCGGGACGGGGGTGGGGCCGGGAGCCAGTAAATACCGTTTGAGCATGGAACGAACCTCCTCGCTGTACGGAACGGACAATGTCAGGGATTTTGAAGGGGCGTACGCTACCATAGCCCCCCGGAGGTGTCAAGGTAACGAGCCGCGAAGATGCTCATCTTTTCAGCGAGTTCAATAGGCCGCGGGAGGATGAACCCCTCGACCTCTGTTCGCCCCCTCCGTGCAAAATCGTTTCGCTTTCCTGAAATGTAGACGACGACTCAACTCCCTCAATTTCTTGACAAGTTGTCACCTCATCGATAGTCTAGCCTTCGAGACTCGGCAACCGCACATTCTTACGAACAGTCTGAATGGGTGCTCTTATGCATGGACGTTCCCTGAGTGCTGGGCTTCGCAACCTGCTTTTTTTCAGCCTTTGTATGGTCGGCCTCTCCTGGCCGGTCCTGGCGAAAGCCGAAGCGTCGATTCCCCTTCAAACCGATCCGACTACCACTCCTGAACCAGTCACGGAAGAGATCCCCACTCCCATTCAAGAACCAGAATACCTATTGGAGGAAGAAGATCGAGCTGCTGTCGCAGAAAGTGAAGCGGCTGAAAACCCCACTCCCATTGCCAGCGAACCATCCACCGAAATTCCGCCGGCGGAAGCCCTCCTTCAGCTCAAGCCCCTCAGTGGAGCCACCGCGAGATTTGCGGATCTGCTGACGCCCCCGGCAGAAGCCATCCAGGAGGAGGCTGTCGCCGCACAGGATCAGGAATCGGAAGAGGCGACGGCCTATAATGTGCCGATCGTGCTCGATCCTTCCGTTCAAGGCCACATTCGCTTTTTCAACGTCTCGATCCGCAACCGTTTTGAGCAATGGCTCATCCGCCTCAGCCACTATCGGCCGTTGGTGGACAGCATCTTCTCCGAGTTCAACCTCCCGAGCGATCTTATTTATCTGTCTCTGGTAGAAAGCGGATTCAACCCCCACGCCTATTCACGTGCCCGGGCGGCCGGTCCATGGCAGTTCATGAAGGGCACGGCGAAAGTGTATGGGTTGCGGGTGGACAGCTACGTGGACGAGCGGCGGGATCCCGTGAAGTCGACCGTCGCGGCGGCGCGCTACCTGCGAGACCTCTATGATCTGTTCGGGACCTGGCCGTTGGCGATGGCCGCGTACAATGCCGGTGAAGGCAAAGTCATGCGGGCGCTGCAGACGGCGCAAGCGGAGAGCTTTTCAGACATCGCAAAAACACGCCTGATCCGCCGAGAGACCAAAGAATACGTGCCTCGATTCATGGCCGCGACCATCATCGCCAAGAATCCGGATCGTTATGGATTTCCGCAGAGTGAGGTCCAGCCGCACCAGTTCGAGGAAGTGGTCGTGCGACGCCCCATCCACTTCAAAGCCATTGCCAATGTGACCGGGATTTCCTACCAAGAGTTGAAGGTCCTCAACCCGGAGCTGCGGCGGGATGCCACGCCTCCGGATGATGCCGAGTACCACTTGAAAGTCCCTGTCGGCACCAGGGCAAAGGTGGAACAGCTGTTGGATCGAGCCCCGACCCACAAGTTCGCCCCCCTTCCCGGCAAGGTGCGGCAAATCAAGGGTGAACCTGACTCCGGCCGTTGGTATCGGGTCCGCGTGGGCGACTCCCTTGAGAAAATCGCCAAGCGGTTCAATATCTCAGTCAAGACCCTCAAGAGCAACAACAACCTCACAGGTCCCACCATCAAGGCAGGCAGCCGCCTCGTCATCGCTCATTAATAAATAACCGATCGCGACAACGAACACCATGTCCTTAGAAAGGAGAGGCTACGGCTTCTTCTTGGAAGCCGGTGAGGCAGACTTGCCTGATGGCTTGGCAGGTGCTTTAGGCTGGGGAGCGGGGGTACTTGCCGCCGGAGCAGCCGTAACAGCGGCCGGTGGACTATCCGGCGACTTCTTCACTTCCAGCACCTTTACCCGGACGGCAGCCTCGCTCGTGAAGGGCGAGTTGGGATAATTCTTCATCAAGTCTTGATAGTGCGCGAGTGCCCCCTCCGGACGAGACTGCGACTCCTCCAACTTTGCCAACTCGAAGAGCACGTGATCCTTATTGAGGGCGCCGGGGATTTCAAGAATGCCGGTAAAGGCCTTGGTCGCCTGGTCACGATCCCCCTTCGCCAAATAGGCATAGGCCAACCGTTGCTGGACAAGACCCAGCAGCGATGGATTGGCCCCATAGAGCAGCATAAATCGCTTGTAGGTTTCGATTCCCGCATCGACTTCATTCGCCAAGACCTGGGCATTACCAAGGTGGAACAAGGCTAATGGGGCGACCGGCGTACGAGGATATTGATCCACCACCTGTTTGTACAGGGTTATGGCCTGAGTAAGCTGCTCATGCGCCATCTTCGGATCGTCGGCCGGCCGATTGAGATAGTGGAGCGTCGCCTCCTGATCGAGTTCACGCGCCTTCAACGTCGTCTGGTAGTCGTACCACATGACACCGGCGACCACGGCTGCAGCGACCAGCAAGACGCCCAACCCCACCAGCAGCGCCCGCCGCTGCTCCTGGAGCATGAGCAGAAACCGTTCCACCCCGCTCAGTAGGTGGGTCTCATCGAGCGGATCGGCTTTTGCGGGAACTTTGATTCGGTAACTCATGGACACACGGTTATCTTCTCCGAAACTACAAAGAAGCGGTCGTTTCCGGCAGCATCGCGCCTTATACTAGGGACCAGTCGGCCTTGTCAAATAGTCGGACGCCTCGAACGCACAGGCAGCCATGTTTGAGCACCATCTCCAGAAATTGGACGATCGCCATCTCCTGCGCCGGCTTCGGACCATCGCCTCGGCTACCGGGCCGACGGTCATGCTGGACAACCGCCGGGTCATCCTCCTCTCATCCAACAATTACCTGGGCCTTGCCACGCACCCGGCAGTCGTGGAGGCGGCCGTCGAAGCCACCAGGCAATATGGCGCGGGAGCCGGGGCATCGCGCCTGGTGTGCGGCACCCTCCCACCCCATGAAGCACTTGAAACGGCATTGGCACAATTCAAAGGCATGGAGGCGGCGCTCACCTTTGCAGCGGGCTATCTGGCCAATATCAGCGTGATTCCAACCCTGATCGGGAAAGACGGACTCATCTTCGCCGACCGTCTCTGCCACGCAAGCCTGATCGACGGCTGCCGCTTGAGCGGCGCCACATTTCGTGTGTACCGCCATCGGGACATGGATCATTTGGAACAATTGCTCGCCCGTCGATCCACAACAAAGCCTACTCTCATTGTGACCGACGGTCTCTTCAGCATGGATGGGGACATCGCACCATTGAAGGACATTGCCCTCTTGGCCGAACGGTATGACGCGGCGGTCTTTGTCGACGATGCGCACGGCACGGGAATTTTAGGACGATCGGGACACGGCACGCTCGAACATTGCGGCGTGGAATCGCGCCTGCCCTATCACATGGGCACCTTGAGCAAAGCGCTCGGCAGCGCCGGAGCCTACCTGGTCGGATCAAGTGCGTTCATCGCCTACCTGGTGAATACCTGTCGTGCATTTACTTACACCACCGCCCCCCCACCGGGATCTGCCGCGGCGGCCGTCGCAGCGCTGCGTGTCATCGAACTGGAACCGGAACGGCGCACTCGTCTCTGGCAGAACCGTGAACGTCTCGCGCAAGGGCTCGCCGGACTCGGCTTCCGGCTCACGGCCTCGGAGAGTCCGATTGTGCCGATCCTCGTCGGCGATCCCGATCGTGCCGTGAACTTGTCGAACACACTCCTGTCGGAGGGTATCTATGCCCCGGCGATCCGCCCACCGACCGTCCCGCCCGCCACCAGCCGCATTCGCCTCACCGTCACGGCCGACCACAGTATGGAACAGATCGACGAGGCGCTGGCGGCACTGGAAAAAGCCGGGCGCGTACTCAATATTATTTAGTACAGCGCCCCTCGGCAATCCCTACTCCAAGCCTCAACCGTCGATCGCTTTTTCGTCGCCTCTTCTGGATATTTTCTTGCTTTCTCACCTCCCTATGGCATGATCCAAGAAGTTCAACGAGCCATGCTCATATACTCATCACTGCGATCTTTTCTCCGTACATTCTCTCATTTCATGGAGTGATCCGATGATTGACATCTCCAAGCTGTTGACCTTCGGCGTCCAGCAAGGCGCCTCGGACTGCCACATCAGCGCCGGCGAGCCACCGATGATCCGCCTGCACGGCGATCTCAAGAAACTCGACCATCCTCCCTTGAGTCAGGACGAAACCCACGCGCTCATCTACGACATGATGAGCGATGCACAACGGAAAAATTTCGAAGAACACCGGGAATGCGACTTCTCATTCGACCTCGGGGACATCGCCCGATTCCGCGTCAATGTTTTCATACAAGGGCGGGGATTGGGTGCCGTCTTCCGGACCATTCCGACCGAGATTCTTCCGCTGGAAAAGCTCGGTATGCCGCCGATCCTCCGGCAACTCTGTGATCGCGAGAAGGGCCTGATCCTCGTCACCGGCCCGACCGGGTCTGGGAAATCCACCACGCTCGCCGGGATGATCGATTACCTGAACAATACGTATGAAGGGCACATCCTCACGATCGAAGATCCGGTGGAGTTCGTGCACAAATCCAAAAAATGCCTGGTCAACCAGCGTGAACTGGGCGTGCATACCCTCTCGTTCGCCAATGCGCTCCGAGCCGCCCTTCGCGAAGACCCCGACATCATACTCGTCGGCGAAATGCGAGACTTGGATACGATCCAGCTGGCCTTGACCGCCGCCGAAACCGGCCACCTGGTCTTCGCCACCCTCCACACCTCCAGTGCGCCGAAGACCGTCGACCGCATCATCGACGCCTTTCCTCCAAACCAACAGGCGCAGGTCCGTGCGCAACTGTCGGAAACGCTGGAAGCGGTGCTGACGCAGACACTCCTCAAGAAGAAGAGCGGCGGCAGGGTCGCAGCGGTGGAGATCATGGTCGGAACCACGGCGGTGAGGAACCTCATTCGCGAAGGCAAGCTCCACCAGATTCCGGGCGTCATGCAGGCCAGCCAGAAAGACGGCATGCAAACGATGGACATGGCCCTGATCGACTTGGCCTCGCGCGGCCTGGTGACCAAAGCCGAGGCCCAATCGCGAAGCATGAACCCCAATTTATTCAGTGCCGCTGTGGGTGGCGCTGCCTAAGCGCCTTCTCAACTCAACTCTGCCGGACTCCATCCGGCATAGGAACGAGGCGTCGCATGGATGTTCGCACCCTTCTCGAAGTCATGGTCAAGCAGGAGGCCTCCGACCTGTATCTCACGGTCGATGCGCCGCCCATTTATCGCATTCATGGCTCGACGCATCGGACCGATGCGCCGCCCTTTGCGAATGAACAGTTGGAATCACTGGCGTTGGCGCTCATGCGCGGCCAGCAGCGGGGCGAGTTCGAAGAGAAAATGGAGATGAACCTCGCGCTGTATTACAAGGAATTGGGCCGTTTCCGCGTGAACATTTTCCGCCAGAAAGGGAACGTCGGACTGGTGTTTCGGCACATTAAGGCGGAGATCATGACGGTCGAGCAGCTGGACCTGCCGCCCATCGTGAAAGACATCGCCATGACCAAGCGCGGGCTGGTCCTCGTCGTCGGCGCCACCGGCTCCGGTAAATCCACCACGCTGGCGGCCATGATCGACCATCGCAACAGCGTCCATGCCGGCCACATCATCAGTGTCGAAGACCCGATCGAGTTCGTCCACCACCACAAGAAATCCATCGTGACCCAGCGCGAAGTCGGCTTCGACACCCATTCATTCGGCCATGCCTTGAAGAACACCCTGCGTCAAGCTCCAGACGTCATTCTCATCGGCGAAATCCGTGATACGGAGACGATGGAAGCCGCGATCACCTTCGCCGAAACCGGGCACCTCTGTCTCGGCACCTTGCACTCGAACAATGCCAATCAGGCCATCGAGCGCATCATGAACTTCTTCCCGGTGGAACGACACGCTCAAATCTACCTGCAATTGTCGTTGAACCTGCGGGCCATCATCTCGCAACGGTTGATTCCCTCCCTCGACGGCCGCCGAGTGCCGGCGCTCGAAATCATGCTGGATACGCCCCGCATCAAAGACCTCATCAAACGTTCGGAGATCGATACGTTGAAGGAAGCGATGGAACAGGGGATCGAGGAAGGGTGTCAGACGTTCGACCACATCCTGTTGCAACTCTATAAGGCGGGCAAGATCAGCATCGAACAGGCCCTGATCAATGCCGACAGCGCCAACAACCTTCGCCTCAAGATCAAATTGGCAGGTTTGAAGGGCGACGACGCGGTGGCGGCCCTCTTAGACAAGAACAGCAAGGACGAGAAGGGGTTTCAGATCCAGGGCCAACTGGGCCAGGCCGGAGGCAAGAAGCGCTGAGACTCAAGTCACCCTCGGTCGCAGCCGACCGTCAGGACCTCCTATCGAATCACAGGCGGCAGTTCTTCAGTCGCCTGTTCGAGATACGACGCGATCTTCTCTAACGCAGCCGCACTCAACTTTCGTCCATACCACCCCGGCATCGTGTCCGCGGGAAAGCCCGGCACCACGTAGGTCCCAGGCGACACAATCGATTCCACAATATAGTCACGGACGGTCTGCGCCTGCCCACGATAGCGGGGATCGGCAAGGCGCGTCACCCCTGTCTTCCCCAGCCAGAGCGGGGGCCCCACCTGCCCGTTCGCCCCGACAATACCGGGAATCTGATGGCAGATCGGACATCCCGCACGGACAAAGAGTTCCTGGATCGGCTCATCTCCGCTTACCAACGGCACCATGTTGGGATCGACATTCGGCGGCGATTCAGGAGACGGTTGGACGTTCCAGACTGCAACCAGCAGAACACATCCGGCAGCCAAGGCGATCAATGCCTTGTCCTGCCGGCTGGAGGACGGGGGAGATGGGGAGGGAGAATCGAGCATGGGCACGAGTACGGTTCAGCATCCACCCTATTTCTTGGCATCCATCGCGCAGCGAAATCCGATCGTCCGATCTTGAAAGTCCGGCTCCGCTGAGAAACGCGCCGACACCCGCAACGCGGCTGGTAGGTCGGCCCAGGACCCTCCACGAAGCACCCGTTTCTCACCGCTCGCCGGCCCCGTGGGATTCTTCTCCGGACTCTTCGCGTAATATTCCCGATCATACCAATCGGCAACCCATTCAGCCGCATTCCCCGCCATGTGGTGCAGCCCATACGGGCTTCTGCCCCCCTCTTTCAACCCATGACGTACACTCATTCCTTCGACGCCACCGGTGACAGGCGCCAGCGTGATCGCTTCACTCACCCACACGCCGCGATTGTAGTTTGCAATGTCCACAAACGGCTGCATGTGGCCCCACGGGTAGCGGCGCCCGTCTGTTCCGCGCGCCGCCTTCTCCCACTCGGCTTCCGTCGGAAGACGCTTCCCCGCCCACGCGCAATAGGCTGCAGCATCAGCCCACCCCATCCCGACGGCAGGACGATCACCCACGGTGGCGGCCGCTTCATCGTCCCAGGTGGAAGGCGCCTCGTGATTCGTCTCACGAAGGAAAGTCCCATACAGTTGCAATGTCACCTCGTACCGATCGATGAAGTAGGAATCGAGGGTCACCGAATGCTCCGGCCGCTCGGCAGGGAGGCCGTCATTGCTGCCCATCGTAAACGGCCCGGCTGGAATCAGTACCATCGGCGCGCCATCTTTACCTTTGATCGTCTCGACTGCGGTTCCTTGACCATCTTGTCCAGATTGCGGCTCGACAGCCCAACCCGACATGGCTCCGAAGAGCATGAACACGAACCCAATGACGGATGCGATGACTCCATACATACATGCCTCCCGCCGGATGCAGACCATAATATAAAGAAGGATCGTCGACACGGTTGTGCAAAGTGTAGCCGCGCCTCTGAGTAAACTCAACTGAAAGACCTGAAAATTGAGAGAATCCACTGATCACTACCTGTCAGTCAAATGAAGAGGATCGAAATCAAGGGGATGTTGCGATTCCGGCTGTGGGAAGGATAGGGGAGAAAGTCGTCGCCGGCCGGCAGTGGACACTGCCGGCCGGCAAAGGTGTGGTGCAATGGAAGGCGACGGTTACCGATTGAGTTCCGCAACACGCCGGTCGCTGTCTTTCAGACTTCGCGCTGCTGTGAGGTCTTGCCGTTCCGAGAGGCTGCGCAACACCTCCTGCTTCAACTGTGCCATCAGTGCTTTACTGTATTTGGAGGATGGCGCATTATCCTGCAACAAATTCAGCCAGCCCGTCGCGGCCGAGTCATAGCGACTGTTCGGCATCGCGGTGTGCAGCTCTTGAAATACCGCAATGGCGTCCGCCCGATTCTCAAAGAGAGCGACTAAGCCTCGAGTATAGTAGGCCTCCTCACAGGCCGGTCCCTTATGGCAATTTTTCATCCGAGCATCCTGCGCATGGGCGATGGCTTGGAGCGACTTCAATTCATTTGCATCGATGGGAAAAAAGGCGCTGCTCGGCAAGACGGCAGAAGAGCCGTGTTGCATCATCGTACAACCTTCGATCCCAACCGCGACGAGCCCCCACAGGGTGAGATGCAGTAGAATTCGTTTCGACATCGCATTCCTCCTCAGAAGCGTGGTTTCGAGGACCTGCTGTGTTGCCTCTGGCTTTTCAATATTCGCCGATGTTCGACTCTATCATCGAAACCACGGCCGGCCATTCCACAGAAGACGTACCTCTTCAGTACTGCGCCGGACGGGCAGACTGGCATGAGAACGCAACAGCATGGAGGAGTGAATTACCGAACAAGCTCGGAAACGGCATGCGAGGACCGCTGTCCGGTCATCTAAGATGAGAGGGAGCGATCGGTTCTGATCTTGGAATCCGAGCCCCGCCACAAAGGCGGGGCTAGAGTGGTTCCTTACCGCCAGCTTGCAGCCAGAACCTGCTACACGTCTTGGGGCAGTCCGCCATGCCGTTCCTCCTCTGTGTCGATAAAATGTTGAGGGTTCCTCTTTTGGCTTCGCTGGATTTTTCCATTGCGTGAGCCACGCGCCTGACTTGCACACACCATCCGCCACAGGCGGCGAAACGAAACATAGGGGGAGACTGCTCGGGTGACTATTCCCCGGAGGTTGGGCCCATGCCAGAACTTAGGTGGTGGAGGAGCACAGACGTGTGAATCGGAAATTCAAATCAGTGACGGAAGGCCTTATCGATTCACCGCTCCACGGTGACCGTAATCTCATGGAGTCCCGTGGCGCCATCCGGAGCCGGGTCTTGCTCGATCGAGGATTGACGCCGGCCTGTTCCATCCATTGCGCGAACCACCAGCTGATATCGGCCCGATGCCGGCGCCGTCCAGTCATATCTCCAGAAATTCCATGCAGCGGAAGAGAGCGGAGGATCGATGGCCGCAGGGGTCCAGCGTTCGCCGCCGTCCATGCTGATCTCGACCAGGCTGATCCCCCGCGTGCCGGCAAAGGCCAGGCCTTCGATCGTGTGGCGCAGGCCTCTCAGCGTCGCCCCGTGGCCGGGCAGATCGATACGTGAAGTGGTTTTGACGATCGCCTCGTCCGACCAGCCCTTTTGCTGGTAATAGCCCTTGTAGTCCTGATCCACGACTTCGATCTCGGTCAACCACTGCACACTTTTCATGCCGTAGCAACCGGGCACGATGATTCGAGCGGGAAAGCCGTGCCCTTGCTGCAGGGGTACCCCGTTCATACCGTGAGCCACCAACACGTCGCCGGCCATCGCTCGTTCCAGACGAATACCGTCTGAAAAGCCGTCCGCCGCTCGAAACACGACATCGTACTCCTCGGCATGGACACCGGCCTCGTCCAGCAGGGTCCGAAGAGGAATGCCCGTCCACTCCGCCGTGCTGATGAACTCTCCGGCCACCGTGTTGCCGACGCATTCGAGCGTGACAATCTGTGAGACGGTGGGTTTCGCGAGGAGTTCCTCGTAGGTGAAGTGGCTCAGCCGATCGACCAGGCCCTTGACCGAAAGCGTCCAGTCATTCACTCGGATCGCCGGCGGACTCCGATAGGAGGTCAGGTAAAACTCCTCATTGGGGGTAATCGGCTTGGTCGGTTTGCCTTCTACAGGTTTGAACAGGGAGTCGAGGAGCCCGGCCGGCGCAGTGAGCGGGCGTAGGATTGACGCGAAGGTAGCCACACCGGCAGTAAAGAGAAGGTGACGACGGGAGAGCGGTAGGGTCATGGTTTGAGCCCCTGTTTTTGGGTCGTCATCACGGTCTTGTCCTTACAGGGTAGGACTGCGAAGCACCGGACCGATGGAGAAACGAACGTTTCGGCTCACCAGACTTCTTTGGGCCAATATTCCCGGCGAAAATCCTTCAAGACCCCATCGGGCGTGAAGGTCAGGGTCTTCCGCCAACCCTCGGCGCCGCCATAGCCGGAAAACTCCCACGTCAATATTTCGCCTCCATCTTGGGATCTTGTGCGCTTCTTGGGCTTCCCCCATTCAGTGAGGTAATAGTCCGTGGTCTTCACACCGACCTCCTGTCGCCGCTCGGTGTCGAACGCTTCCCAACGTTGTTCCTTCGTCATGTAACAGCCGTTGAGCAACAGCATGGCGGTCAGGACCGCCCCGATAAGAACGCGTAGGTTCATCATGATTCTCCTCCTTGCATGGAATACCCTGGTCCCTCTTGCAATCTCACCTGAGCGAGCGCCGTCGCCTCTCCCTTCTAGGCAGAACATGATTCCCAGACTTTGTCCTCTCGCTCGATTGAAAGCCGCGCCGTCATTTCCGCCGCCAACAGCGTGATGGCGTTCGCTGGACGCGACAGATCGAAGGTCAGCACAACGAGATCGTCATCATACGTCTGAGACCTCACCGGCGCGAGTCCCGGCACTCGTTGGCCGCCCGCTCGCATAAGTGTCCTCGCCTGTCCGTCACGGGTACCAACCATCGCGATGATCGTTTCAAGTCCCAGCTGTTTTGCGAGGACACCCGCCGCAATAGCCAGCCGCAATCCCATCCTGAAGGGGGCATATTCAGGTGCAACCACCCACCGGCCTACCTCTCCGACTCGATCACGCCCGTTGCCAAGCCATGTCAGGAGCTGCTCGAATGGTCGATCCCGCAGCAGGAATTCCGTCAAGCAACACCGAACATTCCTGAGCGGAACGACCCGAATGCATCCGATCAGCATGTTTGAATCCCGCAACAGCACGTGATAGGCGTACCGATCCAACCAGTCACGATCGACACAGCTGTCGTCTGCTCCCCGAAATTGAGGCCGACGCCCTCCGGCATAGAGAACCTGTCCCCGCATCTCGGTCACTTGGACAAGCCAGTCCGGATCACGCTCGTTCTCATCTGGAGGGCGCCTGATTTCCCACATCAGTGAGAGGGGACGGGTGTTCATAGGAGCCTTCCTCGCTGCTGCTCCGCAAGACACAAACAATCGTCGAGGAACATCCCATAGGCATGAAGCGCTTCCCCGCCGGCGTGAACGAGCGCTTGGAGGAACTCGGGATGTTGACGGAGCAGGCGGTCGATCTGTCCTTGATTGAATCGAGTGTGGCCGACGTCGAGTGAGACGTGGTGTTTCAGAAACTTCAAGCCGTTCGCGACGGTCGGTCCGAGAACCCTCACACACCGGTCGATCATGCCGGGGCCGAGCCGGACGGACAGTCCCTCGATCTCATACTCGATGGCCAACTGAGAAAATGGAGTGTCGCTTGCGATCCCATCCTCATGGAGCATTCGGTAGCGACGGACGCCTTCCGTCATCCGCTGACCGAGAATGAGGTCGGCTTCCAGCGTGAATGGATGTCGGGCATTCCACCGATCGACCAGCACCCGCGTGTCCTCCATCAACATGCGATGGTGTCCCGCTTCCTGATTCGAGTGAAGGCGTAGAGCACGACCCAGGTCCCTCAGCCCTCTCTGTTCGCAGCGCTCGCCTGCCCGCCGAATCCAACCTTCTACTGGCTCAGTCATGGCCACACCCACTGCGGTGAAG
Protein-coding regions in this window:
- a CDS encoding 8-amino-7-oxononanoate synthase, producing MFEHHLQKLDDRHLLRRLRTIASATGPTVMLDNRRVILLSSNNYLGLATHPAVVEAAVEATRQYGAGAGASRLVCGTLPPHEALETALAQFKGMEAALTFAAGYLANISVIPTLIGKDGLIFADRLCHASLIDGCRLSGATFRVYRHRDMDHLEQLLARRSTTKPTLIVTDGLFSMDGDIAPLKDIALLAERYDAAVFVDDAHGTGILGRSGHGTLEHCGVESRLPYHMGTLSKALGSAGAYLVGSSAFIAYLVNTCRAFTYTTAPPPGSAAAAVAALRVIELEPERRTRLWQNRERLAQGLAGLGFRLTASESPIVPILVGDPDRAVNLSNTLLSEGIYAPAIRPPTVPPATSRIRLTVTADHSMEQIDEALAALEKAGRVLNII
- a CDS encoding Twitching motility protein PilT is translated as MIDISKLLTFGVQQGASDCHISAGEPPMIRLHGDLKKLDHPPLSQDETHALIYDMMSDAQRKNFEEHRECDFSFDLGDIARFRVNVFIQGRGLGAVFRTIPTEILPLEKLGMPPILRQLCDREKGLILVTGPTGSGKSTTLAGMIDYLNNTYEGHILTIEDPVEFVHKSKKCLVNQRELGVHTLSFANALRAALREDPDIILVGEMRDLDTIQLALTAAETGHLVFATLHTSSAPKTVDRIIDAFPPNQQAQVRAQLSETLEAVLTQTLLKKKSGGRVAAVEIMVGTTAVRNLIREGKLHQIPGVMQASQKDGMQTMDMALIDLASRGLVTKAEAQSRSMNPNLFSAAVGGAA
- a CDS encoding Sulfatase modifying factor 1 precursor (C-alpha-formyglycine- generating enzyme 1); the protein is MYGVIASVIGFVFMLFGAMSGWAVEPQSGQDGQGTAVETIKGKDGAPMVLIPAGPFTMGSNDGLPAERPEHSVTLDSYFIDRYEVTLQLYGTFLRETNHEAPSTWDDEAAATVGDRPAVGMGWADAAAYCAWAGKRLPTEAEWEKAARGTDGRRYPWGHMQPFVDIANYNRGVWVSEAITLAPVTGGVEGMSVRHGLKEGGRSPYGLHHMAGNAAEWVADWYDREYYAKSPEKNPTGPASGEKRVLRGGSWADLPAALRVSARFSAEPDFQDRTIGFRCAMDAKK
- a CDS encoding Membrane-bound lytic murein transglycosylase D, translating into MVGLSWPVLAKAEASIPLQTDPTTTPEPVTEEIPTPIQEPEYLLEEEDRAAVAESEAAENPTPIASEPSTEIPPAEALLQLKPLSGATARFADLLTPPAEAIQEEAVAAQDQESEEATAYNVPIVLDPSVQGHIRFFNVSIRNRFEQWLIRLSHYRPLVDSIFSEFNLPSDLIYLSLVESGFNPHAYSRARAAGPWQFMKGTAKVYGLRVDSYVDERRDPVKSTVAAARYLRDLYDLFGTWPLAMAAYNAGEGKVMRALQTAQAESFSDIAKTRLIRRETKEYVPRFMAATIIAKNPDRYGFPQSEVQPHQFEEVVVRRPIHFKAIANVTGISYQELKVLNPELRRDATPPDDAEYHLKVPVGTRAKVEQLLDRAPTHKFAPLPGKVRQIKGEPDSGRWYRVRVGDSLEKIAKRFNISVKTLKSNNNLTGPTIKAGSRLVIAH
- a CDS encoding Twitching motility protein PilT — encoded protein: MDVRTLLEVMVKQEASDLYLTVDAPPIYRIHGSTHRTDAPPFANEQLESLALALMRGQQRGEFEEKMEMNLALYYKELGRFRVNIFRQKGNVGLVFRHIKAEIMTVEQLDLPPIVKDIAMTKRGLVLVVGATGSGKSTTLAAMIDHRNSVHAGHIISVEDPIEFVHHHKKSIVTQREVGFDTHSFGHALKNTLRQAPDVILIGEIRDTETMEAAITFAETGHLCLGTLHSNNANQAIERIMNFFPVERHAQIYLQLSLNLRAIISQRLIPSLDGRRVPALEIMLDTPRIKDLIKRSEIDTLKEAMEQGIEEGCQTFDHILLQLYKAGKISIEQALINADSANNLRLKIKLAGLKGDDAVAALLDKNSKDEKGFQIQGQLGQAGGKKR
- a CDS encoding Serine--glyoxylate aminotransferase, with protein sequence MLKRYLLAPGPTPVPPEVLLAMARPMIHHRAPEFDKLFAEVREDLKWLFQTRNDVLILAASGTGGMEGSVSNFLSPGDKALTINGGKFGERWTKLCKTFGAQVTELKIEWGRAVDPQAVADALKKDPSIKAVYVQASETSTAVAHDVKALAEIVKGYEDTILVVDAITALGVLDLKTDAWGLDVVVTGSQKALMLPPGLAFASVSEKAWRLAEKAKNAAFYFNFKRERENQQKSTTAYTPAVSLILGLKEVMNMLKAEGLESIFARHAMLATAMREGVKAAGLELFPKERPSDALTAILAPQGVDGQAVYKNLRTQYGMTAAGGQDHLKGKIFRISHMGYIDSFDVITALAAVEMVVKGLGYPMKLGSGVAKAQEIIMGKS